The region GTCAAATGTGGTAAAAAAGATGTCAACAAATAAGAATAAAACAACCGTAAGCGTTCCTCCTCAGTCTAAAAAAGTTCCATCTATTGCATTGGATGATAAAAAAAACAATCTAAAGAGTCGGATTCATTTAAAAGAGAAGCCAAAACAGGGACATTTTATAGTAAAAGGCTACCTTGAACATAGGATCCCGACTGAAGCGCTTGATTTTCAGCTTGCGCAGACGAACCTTCTGCCTTCACAGCCGACGCCTGGATATTTTTTTTGGTGCAATATtagatttcaatttttattttttggagaAAGAAAATCCAATTGGAAAATTAAGATTAGAGATAGAATAATACACGAGAGAGAGCAACAGCAGCGCAGGCTTGATGGAGCTTGTTCTTAAGGATCGCGCGGTACTCATCCGCGTCAATCGGTACCGTCGGTGTCGAATCGGACGGCGGAGGATTAAGATTATTAGGCTTTTTTACCTCCACCGCGCCACCATCCCCGTCACCATTTTCAGATTTCGAAACCGGCGCTTGAGGTGCCGCCAAAGACGTACCAATCACATTCTCACCCGCACGTGACCCCTGGATCGCCGCACCAGCACCAGAAAATTCTTCTAGAAACTTCTCTAACGCCCACTCCGATTGGCTTCGGCTCATCCCCGCCGCAGCGCCTGTAGCAGAAGCCACCCAAAAAGGGTCGGAGAAATCGTCAACTGAGAACACGCTATTcatcgttttcagtgaaatcttCTTTCCTCGGCGATTTGCAATTTGCGTTTGGTCTTGTTTTTCTTGTCGTTCTACCATTTATGCGGTAACAAACAGCAAATATCTACTGCTTTTTTGTCTACAAATATATATCCAATAATAGTACGACACGTTGATAACAAACTTTGGCCTTTCGTAAACGTGTTAGTTTATTAGTGAGTGATGAGGATGGCTATGTCTGGAATCTGGAACACTTGATTTTGTCAAGTTTAATGTGGCCCAATCTGTGGGCTAAGACCGAAAGAAAGTAAAGGAGAAAGAGGAGAGGAGCCCATGAAAATTGTACTTATTAGATACAAGATTGAATGTGGGGTCCATAGTCGGCAAATTTGTTTGGACCAAAATGTGACATCGTTTACTTTACATTTTATGTTGTAGTGATTAAATTGGgtaaataattgtaaaaaaaaaaagataatataattttttgctcGTAATTAGATCTAGTTTTATATTTGTACTTTTCTTTTCGTTTTAGtttttaaacttgacaattagatttattttagtttttaagtttagattttgtcaagatttgatgatGTGATTAATGTTATTAGAACGAATCGTATTTAAGATCTGAGAATTGATTCATATAATGGTTGAACAAAGGGtttgaattgattaaataaaaaatttcttgaaattggtaaaaataaaaaatcaaaacaaaaaccgattgttgaattaatatttttttagatttttgtaaagtttaattctttatttattattggtTTGAGAGTCGAATCAATCGAATAGATTGAATCAAGAACCGATGATCTAACTTGTTCAATCATCGGTCCAATTATTAAAAAACTGAATGTGGCACTCTAAGATTGCACCATATCGTTatctaaaaatttatataaagtttatataatttatttaattttcattatgAATTTAAATTCTTATTGTAACAAATTTTTTTCTGTCTTTTGACACGCTTTTCTCTTTGTCTTTTGACACGCTTTTCTGCTCTTGTTAGcacgtttcttttctttttccaaattgTTTGAACAAAAATTTTTGTCTTAGTTTATCTCTCAGTGATTAGAACATTAAGAAGTCTATAGCAGGTTTATCAATTGACGATGAGGAGGAAGAAACCATCCAATTGGGGGTAGAATCATCTGATCGTGAAATTTCGTATGCCAGTAGTTTTGTGGGAATGTTTCTTACCTCAAGCGTAGTCAACTTCCAAGCATGAGATCAACGTTGGCAAATGTTTGGCATCCAATTGGGGGAGTCTCAATCTTAGATCTGGGAAATTGAAGATTCTTATTTCGTTTTTATTTTGAAGTTGATGTTGACCGAATAGAAAAAATGGTCCATGGAATTTTAATTCCCATCTACTAGTGCTGCATCGATAAAGGAAGGGGAAAATCCTCTGGCTGTCCAACTAAACTGGGTTGATTTCTGGATGCTTATATATGATCTTCCACATGGTTTTATGTTTGAGGTTGTTGCAAAGCAGTTAGGATGTTTTATTGAGGTTTTCTTGGAATATGATGCATCGGATATTGAATTGAGATACAAAAGAATAATGGGGATAAGGGTGCGAATTGATGTTAGGAAACCactgaaaaggaaaaagaagctCGCTTTCTCGAATGGTCCACCTATTTATATCCgttttgaatatgaaaaactcacTCTATTTTGCTTTCTATGCGACAAATTAGGTCACAGTGAAAGTTTTACTCGATTAGAGCTTTTCATCTGAGACAATATTATGAGTTTCAATGGGATATTTCTTTACGGGCACAATTAAGAAGAAATGTGACATGGAGGAGTAGGTGGCTAGTAAAGGACGGTGGTGGTGAAATTCCAAATTATGGAAACTCCACAAATAAATCGGAACGGAGCAATATTGGGGTGTCACAATcttttcctgtaacacccctaacccatatccgtctccgaattagggttacgaggcattaccgaacagaCACAaccatttctttttaaaaaaaacaaacaaactgatcacaaacatagaaattaaaccatattcacatggctaaTTATATTATACAATCCAAATCTAACCAAAAtcatactcaaacctatacatgccataagatcaagTTCAAActgttaacaaaataccaaaagaagtcgatagtgtgatagactaagctgacgatccccgagctcgtaacacgtctccaaaatctataaacaaataaacaaaaacaatcaaagtaagcttctATAGCTCagtaagtttatagcatatcCAAAATACATATAAACAATCATTTGTATTATCATTATATACCTAAAAATCAAGTTATATACATCATCATTATTCGCATatataaattccaaatatacttaTCATTGCATTTCATTGAATGCATGTTTATGatctttcatatacatatgtcaatagcaaataattatacttatcaACAACatgtgccgaatgcacatataaaTATACTTTAGTTCACATATGCCGAACGCATAGATATATATACTCACCAGACACAAAGATTCAAGCTTTTATATGCTCATCAAAAACATAGCAACAGATGTTCatatattaatccaatataaataaccaaatcatatacatatatattcaatgtatgcaatcacttaattaaaacagATTCAACGGCAcatagcctgctagacttatagcctgattcagatcaccggcacatagcctgctaggtttataacctgattcagatcaccggcacgtagcctgctagacttaaagtctgaaaaattcaccggcattaagcctgctaggcgctTAGCCTGAAAATCTCAATTTCACAGATACAAGGATGATTTCTCGTATATTTCTTAATAGCAACACACgttcataacatttatatataattcaCAATCTCAACTCTATCCCAAGAAAATTTGTAGTCCATGTTCGAATCATACaagcatttaaaatttatacttttaattcaatgcaaatctcaaacatatatatatacattcaaccATGTATATCAATATATAATTCCATACCTAATTTCAATACATATACGTTTAATTTTAGCTCATCAAATATACAATAGatgtacatttatatatatatgtacatattcgaacttcatttatgcatatatatataacactcatacttaaaattcattacaagaacatatacatatatgtaagcatgcttattcaaatatagcatatacatataaattacaattcacatatacatatctattTGAAACTTCTCATACAATCATGGGTTACATAGCTTTAAATAAATCCAAgagtttatacatatatatacctacatatatatattcacaccatatatatatattatacattcctttgattaaaatcaagaatttatacctatgcaacattcatactttaactaatttcaataacttttatatatatatatatatgtatatatattctagcattatatatatacatatatatacatgcttattcGAATATCAACTATACTCTTATACATTTCTTACCTTTATTTCAACCCATAAATCTATACAAGAttatacttgtatattcgaacatgctatatatgtaaatatcatccatacttcaaaatttattcaatcaatatacttttaattatagctcaacACCAAATACAATTAGTATACATGaataaatattaacataataaattttaattgctaatagacttacctcggatatcagtggacacgatcgactattcgattacttttgtttttccccgatccaaatccgttttcttcgtttcttgatctaaacataatcaaatttaacctttttattcatcaaaacattcaattaagtccaaaaatacataaatgagaaaattactattttgcccctaacagtttacactttttacaatttagtcctttttgtacaaaacataaaatacacaaaatttgccctcACTAAGCTAGGGTCGAATGTTCCTTGTcttcatactagtccacacatttcatttatttcacattttagtcccccaaaaatttaatttcacaatttagccctatttactcaatttcactaaaattccaatacaaaacatcttaatctaaaacatatctttcattatccattatcaaacatcacaaaacacaattattcatcaatggcatagctcaaaatattcatcaaaataaaaaattcaagcatgggtcggatagtactcgaagcaacgatctcaaaaacataaaaattatcaaaaaccaaacaaaacataACTTGAATTTGAGCTTCCAAGTGACCGAATGTTCCTAACCTTTtttcctatttcttttctttgagtTTCGGCAATCACAAAGATGAACATGgctttcttttagttaaatttttagcatataataatttattaaccttttactaaaataaccttaaaaataaacaaacaaaacaatataaattaaGGTCACTTTTGACCATTACCTTCCACTATCCTTTAAAATAAACTAATTGCCCTTTAAGGACCTCATATTAAAAAGCTATTATCAAATAAACACTTTACGCATTAATatgcaaatttcacattttatgcagTTAGATACTTTTgttaaattaaacacacaaacaacaaaattaattcacgaaattttcacaacatcaaatttatatataataaacacgaaaaataatattataatattttttcactcgaatttgtggtcccgaaactactattccgattagggtcaagaCCGGGTTGTTACATTTCCTGTTGATCAATGAGTAAATTTGGGATTACTCTCCAACATTTATCTTTCAACAAAAAGAAAGTCTAATGTACCGTCAAATCTTGGCCCAGTAAAGTTGGGTGAATTGGGCCAAATTAATAATGATTGTGGGAATAATTTTGATGAGGAAATTATagttttttatgatgaaaatagcTCAATAAAACAAAGTTATCGGCTAAAATGATCTCGTTTTCAGTCAAATGCTTCAGGAGTTTCTTCTAAGGATGATTCGAATTAAGCCTTGGGAACTCTGATGCAGGTACCAAATTCAAGTAGATTGGCAAGCCTTGTCAAACAGGCCAGTTGGACGCAATAAAACTCTTAAGCTATAATGTTCGGGGTTTTAGGAGGCTTCAAACAGTTTGTCGTCTCTAACATATGCTGAAAGATATAAATCCCTCTATGGTTTTCTTAATTGAGACAAAATTGCAGGGTTCTCATATGGCAGAAATAAGAAGTAAGTGTGGATTTTAAAATGGGATCAAGGTTGATTCGGATGGTAGAAATGAAGGTTTATCAATGGGCTAGAATAGTGATTGTAATGTGTCTCTCAAGTTATTCTCGAGAAGTCACATTGATATCATGATCGATGAGCATTTGGATGGTTAAACGTGGAGGTGTACGAGGTTTTATGGAGCACTTGAGGAAAATTTAAGGGAGACATCGTGGAATTTGCTGCGTTATTTAGACGATTTTCCACAAATCCCCTAGCTAGTCATAGGGGACTTCAACAAGATCGTGTattaatcagaaaataaaatagGGTTAGCCCGATGTGAGAGTCAAATGAGTAAATTCCGGGATGTTTTGTCTGATTATTCACTTATTGATTTGGGTTATTGTGGGCAATTGTTCACTTGGAAGAATGGTCGAACCCAAACAAACAACATCTAGGAACGTTTAGACCATGGTATTGTAAATACTGATTGgtggaatttattttaaaattatagaatGTTTCACTTGACGCATTCTTTCTCAAATCATTGTCTCCTTTTTCTTAATTCGAACATGGACAAGAAGCATGCTCAAATGTGGCATTTCATATTTGAGATTGCTTGGCTTTTGGAAGAAACTTGCGAATCTGAGGTTGTAAAGTTATGGGCTACTAGTTCGGGAAATGTTCCAAATAGATTAAAGGTAGTTGGAGTGGGTTTAGTTGTTTGGTTCAAAAAGATACAAAAAGAAATATCCTTGACAAAAAAAGAACTCGACCAACAACTCATTAAATTGAATGACGCGTACCCTAATGATGAGGTACTGAGAGATATTATTGTGACTAAATTATCCCTAAATATGGAGGATGACAATGAGGAGCTTTATTAGAAACAAAGAAAGACCCAAAGCTAATTGGATGAAGAATGGTGATCGcaacatgaatttttttataaagttgcaACGGAAAGAATAAGAAGGAATATGGTGGAAAAACTGTCGGATTCTAATGGGAACAGCTATGAAAGTAATAGGGAGTTGTTGTCGCTTGCCACCAATTACTTTGATTATCGTTTCTTATCAAATGGAATCGAGAATGCCAATATCATTTTAGAGGGGGGTTTTCGTGTATTACTCAATCGATAAATAAAGATCTTGAGTGGAAATTTTCCTATGAGGAGGTTTGTCTGGCTCTAAAATCCATGAGTCCATTAAAGGCTTCTGATAATGATGGTTTGGGAGGTTTTTTACCACAGGTTTTGGAATATTGTGGGTAAGGAGATAACAAATTATTGTGTTGTATTGAGAATCTAAATGGGTTTAATAATATCTTAGAGTTCAactatgtaatagcccgattttgacccaaatcggaacagtggtttcgggaccacacatccgagtctgaaaaatattttaatattttttttctgtgtttattatgtgtgaatttatatatgtgaaagtttcgtgaattaattttattgtttgagtgcttaatttgagaatagggcttaatcgagtaaaataaaatttagtggttatttttAGAAAGGCCaaatagtggttgttcttttaatatgaagGTTTCATGTTGCAATTTTGCCATTGAATTAATGAATGGACGGcactatgtatatattatatagtttttatagtaattataaaggttataataataaataatatattata is a window of Gossypium hirsutum isolate 1008001.06 chromosome D08, Gossypium_hirsutum_v2.1, whole genome shotgun sequence DNA encoding:
- the LOC107940232 gene encoding basic leucine zipper 10 isoform X2 is translated as MVERQEKQDQTQIANRRGKKISLKTMNSVFSVDDFSDPFWVASATGAAAGMSRSQSEWALEKFLEEFSGAGAAIQGSRAGENVIGTSLAAPQAPVSKSENGDGDGGAVEVKKPNNLNPPPSDSTPTVPIDADEYRAILKNKLHQACAAVALSRASAVKAEGSSAQAENQALQSGSYVQGSSKTQEQGEPDAGISAVSTTQKKSGTQMRQATSGSSREDSDDGELEGDTETTENMDPADAKRARRMRSNRESARRSRRRKQAQMNELETQVGQLRAEHSSLLKRLTDMNHKYDEAAVDNRILKADIETLRAKESAGHVQY
- the LOC107940232 gene encoding basic leucine zipper 10 isoform X3 — translated: MVERQEKQDQTQIANRRGKKISLKTMNSVFSVDDFSDPFWVASATGAAAGMSRSQSEWALEKFLEEFSGAGAAIQGSRAGENVIGTSLAAPQAPVSKSENGDGDGGAVEVKKPNNLNPPPSDSTPTVPIDADEYRAILKNKLHQACAAVALSRASAVKAEGSSAQAENQALQSGSYVQGSSKTQEQGEPDAGISAVSTTQKKSGTQMRQATSGSSREDSDDGELEGDTETTENMDPADAKRARRMRSNRESARRSRRRKQAQMNELETQVGQLRAEHSSLLKRLTDMNHKYDEAAVDNRILKADIETLRAKEIMLL